A region from the Aegilops tauschii subsp. strangulata cultivar AL8/78 chromosome 5, Aet v6.0, whole genome shotgun sequence genome encodes:
- the LOC109782066 gene encoding uncharacterized protein, which yields MTPKKTPKGKSGFFGVRQKPSGNWGVEFSDAGRRWWIDTYPSAHEAARAYDAAVWRAERPREHLNFPEIESRAEAEMLVPQGIKMKEITTKKKMTKKSSVVVDAGETDEDAMARFAREHPEYVQAELEYYWKREAEQKKEDEAGPSMVIPIESSSEEDWADFSEEEEEGCDDLEKEEFWAQFRSSDDEE from the coding sequence ATGACGCCGAAGAAGACGCCGAAGGGCAAGTCGGGCTTCTTCGGCGTGAGGCAGAAGCCCTCCGGTAACTGGGGCGTGGAGTTCTCCGACGCCGGAAGGCGTTGGTGGATCGACACGTACCCCTCCGCCCACGAGGCCGCGCGTGCCTATGACGCGGCGGTGTGGCGTGCCGAGAGGCCTCGGGAGCACCTCAACTTCCCGGAGATCGAGAGTCGGGCGGAAGCGGAGATGCTTGTGCCGCagggcatcaagatgaaggagatcacgacgaagaagaagatgacgaAGAAGTCATCGGTTGTCGTCGATGCCGGCGAGACCGACGAGGACGCGATGGCGAGGTTTGCTCGGGAGCATCCGGAGTACGTCCAGGCTGAGCTGGAATACTACTGGAAGCGTGAGGCGGAGCAGAAGAAGGAGGACGAGGCCGGTCCCTCGATGGTGATCCCCATCGAGTCCTCTTCCGAGGAGGACTGGGCAGACTTctcagaggaggaggaggaggggtgcGACGACCTGGAGAAGGAGGAGTTCTGGGCGCAGTTCCGCAGCTCCGACGATGAGGAGTAG